The following are encoded together in the Ranitomeya imitator isolate aRanImi1 chromosome 4, aRanImi1.pri, whole genome shotgun sequence genome:
- the LOC138673804 gene encoding uncharacterized protein, translated as MADTYWQHDYCNREKRREGYLKLIELYNRRAPEEAANEAVIKKKIQALRTVWRKELNKVLQTTRSGASTEDVYVPKLWYFEHLNFLRDQEVPRTSTCLRLLAPVEQIVSENHAEQESQGLQDDSAQDSTLDCSQDCTTTDLVEAAPARTQSRQGPRKRKATSDASHELLSLAKKVLTSNVSPALQGFGHYVVDKLAKMDENQRTLAERLIMEAVNKGTDGDLDKNTCLVSSRPIQRTEPSNYNGWSQCQTSMRHNAHVSHFGQPPPNNSYTPIPSHMASPIRHQSYQPEQSSYHNL; from the exons ATGGCTGATACCTACTGGCAACATG actattgtaacagggaaaagaggagggagggttacttaaagctcattgagctttacaatcgtcgtGCACCAGAAGAGGcagcaaacgaagcggttattaaaaagaaaatccaggcgctccgcacggtgtggaggaaggagctgaacaaggttcttcagactacaaggtccggagcttccactgaagatgtttatgtgccaaaactttggtattttgaacatcttaattttctgagggaccaagaggtgccacggacttccacgtgtcttcgcttgttggcacctgtggaacaaatagtttcggagaaccacgccgagcaggagtcacaagggctacaa gatgacagtgcgcaggacagtacactggactgttcacaggactgcacgacaactgatttagtggaggctgcacctgccaggactcaatcgaggcaaggtccaagaaaacggaaagccacctcagacgcctcgcatgaactattgagccttgcaaagaaggtgttgacaagcaatgttagccctgcgttgcaggggtttggacactatgtggttgacaaactggccaaaatggacgagaACCAAAGAacactagcagagcgtctgattatggaagcagtaaacaagggtacagatggcgatttggacaagaacacttgtttggtctcttcccggccaatacagcggacagagccatcaaattacaatggttggtcacagtgtcagacatcgatgcgacacaatgctcacgtttcccacttcggccagccaccccctaataactcctacacgccaataccttcacatatggcttcgcccatcaggcaccaaagttatcagccggaacaatcgtcgtatcataatttgtga